From Chiloscyllium punctatum isolate Juve2018m chromosome 36, sChiPun1.3, whole genome shotgun sequence, the proteins below share one genomic window:
- the LOC140460460 gene encoding uncharacterized protein, translating to MNTEVTSTVHGAEKPYTCSACGRAFSRSSGLSKHKCSRDGEKRWKCGDCQEGFRYPSQLETHRRTHTGERPFMCSICDKGFARSSDLLKHQRVHTDERPFNCLDCSKCFKCSGDLIRHQRVHSDERPFRCSRCGSGFRRSSHLTVHQRVHTGETFACSECGRAFTRPSNLLKHQQFHTREKRFTCPECGKGFPELSILLRHQHAHVGEKLFTCSECGKGFRRSSNLLTHQRVHTGEKPFTCPECGKGFTELATLQSHHRVHTGERPFICFECGKGYTRSSHLLRHQHCRIHTGERPFICSECGKGFTQLSTLQEHQQVHSEDRPFKCPNCGKCFKSAGELMTHQRIHSDERPFSCTDCGKCFRSSGELMSHQRVHTDERPFKCADCGKCFKSPGNLMAHQRVHTVERPFKCSNCGKCFKSSWNLIEHQRVHTDERPFRCSHCGTGFKHSSQLTVHQRIHTGERPFTCSVCGSGFTQSSDLLKHQRLHTGERPFICSECGKGFSQSSHLLKHQRVHKQW from the exons ATGAACACAGAGGTAACGAGCACTGTTCACGGCGCAGAGAAACCGTACACGTGCTCCGCATGTGGACGCGCTTTCAGCCGGTCATCCGGCCTCTCGAAACATAAATGCAGTCGCGACGGGGAGAAACgatggaaatgtggggactgccAAGAGGGGTTCAGGTATCCCTCCCAGCTGGAAACGCATCGACGGactcacacaggggagaggccgttcatgTGTTCCATCTGCGATAAGGGATTTGCTcggtcctctgacctgctgaagcaccagcgggtccacaccgacGAGAGACCGTTCAACTGCCTGGACTGCAGCAAGTGCTTTAAGTGCTCCGGCGACCTGATACGCCACCAACGCGTTCACTCCGATGAGAGACCGTTCCGGTGTTCTCGCTGCGGCTCTGGCTTCAGGCGGTCCTCTCACCTCACCgtgcaccagcgtgtccacaccggggaaaCGTTCGCGTGCTCGGAGTGCGGGAGAGCGTTCACTCGGCCGTCcaacctgctgaagcaccagcagTTTCACACGAGGGAGAAGCGGTTCACCTGCCCGGAGTGCGGGAAGGGTTTCCCGGAGTTATCGATCCTGCTCCGACACCAGCACGCTCACGTGGGAgagaagctgttcacctgctcagagtgcgggaagggattTAGACGGTCGTCCAATCTGTTGAcgcaccagcgggttcacaccgGTGAGAAGCCGTTCACCTGCCCGGAGTGTGGCAAAGGGTTTACTgagttagccaccctccagtcgcACCACcgcgtccacaccggggagaggccgttcatctGCTTTGAATGTGGCAAGGGATACACTCGGTCATcgcacctgctgagacacca GCATTGTCgtattcacactggggagaggccatttatcTGCTCTgaatgtgggaaaggattcacccAATTGTCCACCCTGCAGGAACACCAGCAAGTTCACTCTGAGGACAGACCTTTCAAATGTCCGAACTGTGGGAAATGCTTTAAAAGTGCTGGGGAGTTGATGACGCACCAACGTATTCACAGCGATGAGAGACCCTTTAGTTGTACGGACTGTGGGAAGTGCTTCAGAAGTTCTGGCGAACTGATGTCCCATCAGCGAGTTCACACTGACGAAAGACCTTTTAAATGCGCAGACTGCGGGAAGTGCTTTAAAAGTCCTGGTAACCTGATGGCACATCAGCGAGTTCACACTGTCGAGCGACCTTTTAAGTGTTCGAACTGCGGAAAATGCTTTAAGAGCTCCTGGAACCTGATAGAACATCAACGCGTTCACACTGACGAGAGACCGTTCAGGTgctctcactgtgggactgggttCAAGCATTCATCGCAACTTACTGTCCACCAGCgaattcacaccggggagaggccattcacctgctctgtgtgtgggagtggattcactcagtcatctgACCTTCTGAAACACCAGCGACTGCACACAGGGGAGcggccattcatctgctctgaGTGTGGCAAGGGATTCAGTCAGTCATCccacctgctgaagcaccagcgagttcacaagcAATGGTAG